In Dyadobacter sp. NIV53, a single window of DNA contains:
- a CDS encoding co-chaperone GroES family protein — protein MYEVTSDNRLKSLIVVGDRVLIRPKNPNERTNSGLYLPPTVTEKDQVQSGYVIKVGPGYPIPVATEDEPWKETEEKVKYMPLQSKEGDIAIYLQRSAIDLEYDGEKYVIVPQASILMLERSEDLFD, from the coding sequence ATGTACGAAGTTACATCTGACAACCGGTTAAAAAGTCTTATAGTAGTAGGTGACCGCGTTTTGATCCGGCCCAAAAATCCGAATGAGCGTACTAACAGCGGCTTGTATCTGCCGCCTACAGTTACTGAAAAAGATCAGGTTCAAAGCGGTTATGTAATTAAAGTAGGGCCAGGTTATCCTATTCCTGTTGCTACCGAAGATGAGCCATGGAAAGAAACAGAAGAAAAAGTAAAATATATGCCTTTGCAATCCAAGGAAGGGGATATTGCTATTTATCTGCAACGCAGTGCTATTGATCTGGAATACGATGGTGAAAAATATGTGATTGTTCCGCAGGCTTCTATTTTAATGCTCGAACGTTCGGAAGATCTGTTTGATTAA
- a CDS encoding cold-shock protein yields MAEGTVKFFNDSKGFGFIQPSNGEKDIFVHVSGLQDDIRENDKVSYDVENGKKGLNAVNVRVI; encoded by the coding sequence ATGGCAGAAGGCACAGTTAAGTTTTTCAATGATTCCAAAGGATTTGGATTCATCCAACCATCAAATGGTGAAAAAGACATTTTCGTTCACGTTTCAGGTCTTCAAGACGATATCCGTGAAAATGATAAAGTGTCTTACGACGTAGAAAATGGAAAAAAAGGTCTAAATGCAGTTAACGTAAGAGTTATCTAA
- a CDS encoding RDD family protein yields MLNFTFAGYGNRIIAQIIDVIIVGFAVSIIAMPIFGFSIFSGMNVDDPSDISALFAGLAILPLLLFAFVGPVVYEVLMISSAKQATFGKMLMKIKVVDEAGLRLTLGAAIGRTLIKYVSSQLCILLWLWPLFNDKEQALHDLAVKDFVIRS; encoded by the coding sequence ATGCTCAATTTTACCTTCGCCGGATATGGCAATCGAATCATTGCCCAGATTATTGATGTCATTATTGTCGGGTTTGCCGTATCCATCATTGCAATGCCCATTTTTGGTTTTAGTATTTTCTCCGGTATGAACGTGGACGACCCCAGTGATATCAGTGCATTGTTTGCCGGTCTGGCCATTTTGCCCCTTCTATTGTTTGCATTTGTAGGGCCGGTTGTATACGAAGTATTAATGATCAGTTCTGCAAAGCAGGCTACATTTGGAAAAATGCTGATGAAAATCAAGGTCGTGGATGAAGCCGGACTAAGATTGACATTAGGTGCTGCAATCGGCAGGACGCTGATAAAATATGTATCGTCCCAATTATGTATCCTGCTATGGCTATGGCCTTTATTTAACGACAAGGAACAGGCTCTTCATGATCTTGCTGTAAAGGATTTTGTAATTCGCAGCTGA
- a CDS encoding aldo/keto reductase, with protein MKYKFLGNTGVLVSELCFGTMTFGGDGYWEAIGKLQQEEGTALVKTAWESGINFFDTANVYSYGKSEEILGQAIKDLNIKRSEVVIATKARGRMAAGANQIGLSRLHIMDSVNESLQRLGTDYIDLFYIHGVDKETSLEETMRGLEDIVRSGKVRYLGVSNHAAWQIMKANGIADKNGWTRFVACQHYYSIAGRDLERELIPMMQDQNLALMPWSPLAGGFLSGKYTRNNETSGDNRRDNFDFPPVDKDKAYDIIEVIQPIAEAHSVSVAQIALAWLLHQKAVTSVIIGAKKPDQLTDNIAATSVVLTEEDLTKLNGISALKAEYPAWMLERQARDRIPQ; from the coding sequence ATGAAATATAAATTTCTTGGAAATACCGGCGTACTGGTTTCCGAGCTTTGTTTTGGCACCATGACGTTCGGAGGCGATGGTTACTGGGAAGCTATCGGAAAGCTGCAGCAGGAAGAAGGTACTGCATTGGTGAAAACGGCCTGGGAAAGCGGCATTAATTTCTTCGACACTGCTAATGTTTATTCCTACGGAAAGTCGGAGGAAATTCTTGGCCAGGCAATCAAAGATCTGAATATCAAAAGAAGCGAAGTAGTAATTGCTACCAAAGCAAGAGGCCGGATGGCGGCTGGTGCAAATCAGATCGGGTTATCAAGATTACATATCATGGATTCTGTAAATGAAAGTCTGCAAAGGCTGGGAACGGACTATATTGATCTGTTTTATATTCATGGTGTTGATAAGGAGACATCGCTTGAAGAAACAATGCGCGGCCTGGAAGATATTGTCCGTTCCGGTAAAGTAAGATATCTGGGTGTGAGTAATCATGCTGCCTGGCAAATTATGAAAGCGAACGGAATAGCTGATAAAAATGGCTGGACTCGTTTTGTGGCTTGTCAGCATTATTACTCTATTGCCGGCCGTGATCTGGAAAGGGAACTGATACCAATGATGCAGGATCAAAATCTGGCGTTAATGCCCTGGAGTCCGCTGGCAGGTGGCTTTCTTTCAGGAAAATACACACGGAATAATGAAACGTCTGGTGATAACCGTCGCGATAATTTCGATTTTCCTCCTGTTGACAAAGACAAAGCATACGATATAATTGAAGTAATTCAGCCTATTGCCGAAGCTCATTCAGTTTCTGTTGCACAAATAGCCTTGGCATGGCTACTGCATCAGAAAGCCGTAACAAGTGTAATTATCGGTGCTAAAAAGCCTGACCAGCTAACCGATAATATTGCTGCCACTTCGGTGGTGCTAACGGAAGAAGATCTGACAAAATTAAATGGAATAAGTGCTCTGAAAGCAGAATATCCGGCCTGGATGCTGGAGCGCCAGGCCAGGGACAGGATACCGCAATAG
- a CDS encoding DEAD/DEAH box helicase — protein MSNQENLETTLSALGITALNEMQQQANTAIQDNNEVLLLSPTGSGKTIAFLLPILSLLKADVDQVQCLIIVPARELALQIEQVWRKMSTGFKVTCCYGGHDMQTEIRSLSEPPALLIGTPGRLLDHMHRQSFSYRSIFTLVLDEFDKSLELGFQEEMEEIVNNLRNIKKKILVSATAGPKIPGFVRFQNPAEIDFITNRNEKSGLTVVQVLSEDGDKMDTLVKLLSYLGNESTMIFCNLRDSVERISAVLKEEGIECAFFHGKLEQEDRERTLIRFRNGSVLFLAATDLAARGLDIPDMKHVIHFELPMKGDEFTHRNGRTARMLTEGTAYVLMSNEERLPEYIKPKPQILELPGRLKLPPASVWTTIYISGGKKNKLNKMDIVGFLIQKGKLEKQDLGLIEVKDNISFAAVSKSKVKPMLSLIAEEKMKGKKFKIEVAR, from the coding sequence ATGTCAAATCAGGAAAATTTAGAAACTACCCTTTCGGCGCTTGGAATTACTGCACTAAATGAAATGCAGCAGCAAGCCAATACAGCGATTCAGGATAACAACGAAGTATTATTACTTTCACCAACAGGATCAGGCAAAACGATTGCTTTTTTGTTGCCTATATTATCTCTTTTAAAAGCAGATGTTGATCAGGTGCAATGCCTGATTATTGTTCCGGCAAGAGAGCTGGCATTGCAAATTGAGCAGGTGTGGCGTAAAATGTCAACTGGTTTTAAAGTAACGTGCTGTTATGGAGGACACGATATGCAGACTGAAATCCGAAGTCTTTCTGAACCGCCTGCTTTGTTGATCGGAACACCGGGACGACTTCTGGACCACATGCACAGGCAGTCATTTTCATACCGAAGCATATTTACACTGGTGCTCGATGAATTTGACAAATCCCTGGAATTGGGTTTTCAGGAAGAAATGGAAGAAATTGTCAACAACCTCCGTAACATAAAAAAGAAAATTCTGGTATCAGCAACAGCCGGCCCAAAAATTCCTGGATTTGTCAGGTTTCAGAATCCGGCTGAAATTGATTTTATCACAAACCGCAATGAAAAGAGTGGTCTGACTGTTGTTCAGGTTTTGTCTGAGGACGGTGATAAAATGGATACACTTGTCAAGCTTCTGAGTTATCTGGGCAATGAATCTACCATGATTTTCTGTAATCTGAGAGATTCAGTTGAGCGTATCAGCGCGGTTTTAAAAGAAGAAGGAATTGAGTGCGCATTTTTTCATGGTAAACTGGAACAGGAAGACCGCGAACGTACATTGATCCGTTTTCGCAATGGTTCTGTATTGTTTCTGGCTGCAACCGATCTGGCTGCAAGAGGATTGGATATTCCTGATATGAAACATGTGATCCATTTTGAGTTGCCAATGAAAGGGGATGAATTTACACATCGCAACGGCCGTACTGCACGTATGCTTACTGAGGGAACCGCGTATGTTCTGATGAGTAATGAAGAAAGGTTGCCGGAATATATCAAACCGAAACCTCAGATACTTGAACTTCCCGGCAGGCTAAAATTGCCGCCAGCTTCGGTCTGGACTACAATTTATATCAGCGGAGGAAAGAAAAACAAGCTTAATAAAATGGACATTGTAGGTTTTCTGATACAAAAAGGAAAACTGGAAAAACAGGACCTTGGCCTGATTGAAGTAAAGGATAATATTTCTTTTGCTGCCGTAAGTAAAAGTAAAGTAAAACCGATGCTGAGCCTGATCGCAGAAGAAAAAATGAAAGGGAAGAAGTTTAAGATTGAAGTAGCAAGATAA
- a CDS encoding glycosyltransferase family 2 protein — MKTPQISIVAPLYNESESFPLLVQRINALMDSSPLDIEVVLIDDGSKDDTALRIRQLALTDDRYHGVFLSRNHGHQLALTAGIASARGSEGLFVIDGDLQDPPELLPEFYKLLQEGNDVVYAVRKKRKEGWIKKTGYHLFYRLLRSISYVDIPLDSGDFALISRRVVDVLNKMPEESRYLRGMRSWIGFQQAGFEYERDARAAGESKYSFKQLLGLAYNGIFNFSEFPIKFMSRMGILAILISLTYFITVVIKKLFFVQVVEGFTALLFVIILFSGVQLLALGIIGEYVLRIFFQSKNRPLYIIKEEIVNREFI; from the coding sequence TTGAAAACCCCTCAAATATCTATTGTTGCCCCGCTATATAATGAGTCGGAGTCGTTTCCTCTTTTGGTTCAGCGTATCAATGCTTTAATGGATTCCAGCCCGCTGGACATAGAAGTTGTACTGATCGACGACGGCAGTAAGGATGATACCGCATTACGGATTCGCCAGCTCGCACTTACAGATGATCGTTATCACGGTGTTTTTTTATCAAGAAATCATGGTCACCAGCTTGCCCTTACAGCTGGAATTGCATCGGCACGTGGCAGTGAAGGGTTATTTGTTATAGACGGAGATTTACAGGATCCTCCGGAACTGCTTCCTGAGTTTTATAAATTATTACAGGAAGGAAATGATGTTGTTTATGCAGTAAGAAAAAAACGCAAAGAAGGCTGGATAAAAAAAACAGGCTATCATCTTTTCTATCGTTTGCTGCGTTCAATTTCTTATGTTGATATTCCTTTGGACAGTGGTGATTTTGCTTTGATCAGCCGGAGAGTGGTGGATGTCTTAAACAAAATGCCGGAAGAGAGCCGTTATCTGCGTGGAATGCGCTCATGGATAGGTTTTCAGCAGGCGGGTTTTGAATATGAAAGAGATGCGCGGGCAGCCGGCGAGTCCAAATATTCTTTCAAACAATTACTGGGACTTGCCTATAACGGGATTTTTAATTTCAGTGAATTCCCAATCAAATTTATGAGCAGAATGGGAATTCTGGCAATCCTGATCTCCCTTACTTATTTTATTACCGTAGTCATTAAAAAGCTGTTTTTTGTTCAGGTTGTGGAAGGTTTTACAGCATTACTTTTTGTGATCATTCTGTTCAGCGGTGTCCAGCTTCTGGCATTAGGCATCATCGGGGAATATGTGCTCAGGATATTTTTTCAGTCTAAAAACCGTCCTTTGTACATCATAAAAGAAGAGATTGTCAATCGCGAGTTTATCTGA
- a CDS encoding YheT family hydrolase, whose protein sequence is MPILKNSGFISPFWLPNGHLQSIYPALFRKISGIKYKRERIITADHDFLDLDWSYARQQSDRSKKLVILSHGLEGNSTRQYILGMVRLLNANGYDCLAWNFRSCSEEMNKTLRFYHSGATEDLDLVINHAFVHGYDCIRLIGFSLGGNLTLKYLGEKGININPAIKRAVVFSVPMDLKACSLAIIKSENRVYMHRFLKTLRPKVDAKSRLFPDKISLKDYGKVRTLYDFDHIYTAPLHGFNSADHYYEACSSMHFVQNISVPTLIINAVNDPIVPYSSLPLDIISSLSGVWLEPSTHGGHCGFRPANLTDGIYWSEKKHWNSSKMMICTNIFNNKIHLLHILLATKETDS, encoded by the coding sequence ATGCCAATTCTAAAAAACTCCGGCTTTATATCACCATTCTGGCTTCCAAATGGCCATTTACAAAGTATATATCCGGCGCTTTTCAGAAAAATTTCCGGTATAAAGTACAAACGTGAACGTATTATTACAGCTGACCACGATTTCCTTGACCTGGACTGGTCTTATGCCCGGCAACAATCTGATAGATCTAAAAAGCTGGTTATCCTGTCGCATGGATTGGAAGGAAACAGTACACGGCAATATATCCTTGGAATGGTACGCTTGCTTAATGCGAATGGATATGACTGCCTTGCCTGGAATTTTCGCAGTTGCAGTGAAGAAATGAATAAAACATTACGGTTCTATCATAGCGGTGCTACTGAGGATCTGGATTTGGTTATAAACCATGCGTTTGTTCACGGTTATGACTGTATCAGACTGATCGGATTTAGCCTGGGTGGAAACCTGACCTTAAAATATCTGGGAGAAAAAGGAATTAATATAAATCCGGCTATTAAAAGGGCTGTTGTATTTAGTGTTCCAATGGACCTTAAGGCATGCAGCCTGGCTATCATCAAATCTGAGAACCGGGTCTACATGCATCGTTTCCTAAAAACACTCAGGCCGAAGGTTGATGCCAAGTCGCGCCTTTTTCCTGATAAAATAAGCTTAAAAGATTATGGTAAAGTCCGTACCCTTTACGATTTTGACCACATTTATACCGCGCCTTTACACGGCTTCAATAGCGCAGATCATTATTACGAAGCATGCAGCTCAATGCATTTTGTACAAAATATTTCTGTTCCTACACTGATCATTAATGCTGTAAATGATCCGATCGTACCATATTCGAGTTTGCCATTGGATATAATTTCCTCTCTTTCCGGCGTTTGGCTGGAACCTAGTACGCATGGCGGACATTGTGGATTTAGGCCGGCAAATCTTACTGACGGTATTTATTGGTCAGAAAAAAAGCATTGGAATTCATCGAAAATGATGATTTGCACGAATATCTTCAATAATAAAATTCATCTGCTGCATATTTTGTTAGCGACAAAGGAAACAGATTCGTAA
- a CDS encoding polysaccharide deacetylase family protein yields the protein MKNFLILLTMILISHISVGQKNVSVTIDDVPNVWLYESDGYSSGLLKKLDSLHLPIAIFINEGNLQQTKAVSKNEELLKEWILKDYITVGNHSYSHQNYGDIGFEKFTDDVLKGEKTTKRFLKGSGKTMEYFRFPFNSLGKDSLEHERILQFLADKKYISTPFTVESEDWMYAELYNRALREKDNKSAEMIGSQYVEMTIKFFDYFDSLAIGIYGRSVSQIYLCHDSKLNTDYLPEIIQKLKEKKYRFVSLKDAMSDSVYKSIDYFKGNNGISWLYRWMKDAEKRRAAMRAEPSNPKIHKAFEEMNKVK from the coding sequence ATGAAAAACTTCCTCATTTTGCTCACGATGATTTTGATAAGCCACATTTCTGTTGGCCAGAAAAACGTGTCAGTAACCATTGATGATGTGCCAAATGTGTGGTTGTACGAATCTGATGGTTATTCCTCCGGCTTACTTAAAAAACTCGATTCCCTGCATTTGCCCATTGCAATATTTATCAACGAAGGAAATCTTCAGCAAACGAAAGCAGTTTCAAAAAATGAAGAACTTCTGAAAGAATGGATTCTGAAAGATTACATCACGGTCGGCAATCACAGTTATTCTCATCAAAACTATGGTGATATCGGGTTTGAAAAGTTTACAGACGATGTATTAAAAGGAGAAAAAACAACGAAGCGGTTTTTGAAAGGCTCAGGAAAAACAATGGAATATTTTCGGTTTCCATTTAACAGTTTGGGAAAAGACAGCCTTGAACATGAACGGATACTGCAATTTTTAGCTGATAAAAAATACATTTCAACTCCGTTTACTGTAGAAAGTGAAGATTGGATGTATGCTGAACTATATAACAGGGCATTAAGAGAGAAAGACAATAAATCAGCTGAAATGATCGGCAGCCAATACGTAGAAATGACAATAAAGTTTTTCGATTACTTTGACAGCCTGGCTATTGGTATATACGGACGGTCTGTAAGTCAGATATATTTGTGTCATGACAGCAAATTGAATACAGATTACCTACCTGAAATAATTCAAAAACTAAAAGAAAAAAAGTACCGGTTTGTAAGTCTGAAAGATGCTATGAGCGATTCGGTTTATAAATCAATAGATTATTTTAAGGGAAATAATGGCATTTCATGGTTATACCGATGGATGAAGGATGCTGAAAAGCGACGTGCTGCCATGCGTGCTGAACCTTCGAATCCAAAGATTCATAAGGCTTTTGAAGAAATGAATAAGGTTAAATAA
- the serA gene encoding phosphoglycerate dehydrogenase, with amino-acid sequence MPTLTLSSPYIIIDFDSTFTKVEGLDELAAIALAGHSDREKIVQEIVDLTNKGMNGEMSFAEGLRQRIDLLKAKRSHIDDLIVLLRGKVSDSFNRNKLFLTENRDNIFIISSGFKEFIVPIATELGIRADHVYANEFRFDEDDNIIGIDEENVLSMDGGKTKLLSSLNLTGDVFAIGDGYTDYQLKESGLANRFYAFTENVERPRVMAVADHIATSFDDFLYDNKMTRSQSYPKSRIKVLLLENVHPVALRAFEEQGFNVEFVKGALDEDELCERIKDVSIIGIRSKTNITKRVLENANRLKAIGAFCIGTNQIDLEEAAKKGIAVFNAPYSNTRSVVELAVGEMILLIRNIVTKSNQMHAGIWDKSANGSFEIRGKKLGMVGYGSIGTQLSVVAEALGMEVYFYDEVEKLSLGNARKVTSLDELLGISDVISMHVDGRKENKNLIGKREFDLMKNGVIFMNLSRGHVVDIAALADAVKSGKVAGAGVDVFPKEPKTNDEVFENELLGLPNVILTPHIGGSTEEAQENIGHFVPAKLLEFMNNGSSYGSVNFPEVQLPKLKDSHRLLHIHANVPGVLAKLNAIFAKNNINITGQYLKTNENIGYVIVDIAKGYTEEFIQEVKEVEGTIRFRMLY; translated from the coding sequence ATGCCCACATTAACACTTAGTAGCCCGTACATTATCATTGATTTTGACAGCACTTTTACAAAAGTAGAAGGTCTGGATGAGTTAGCTGCAATCGCCCTTGCCGGGCATTCTGACCGTGAAAAGATCGTTCAGGAGATTGTTGACCTGACAAATAAGGGAATGAATGGAGAAATGTCTTTTGCAGAAGGACTTCGCCAGCGTATTGATCTGTTAAAAGCAAAACGCTCCCATATTGATGATCTGATCGTTTTGTTAAGGGGTAAAGTTTCAGATTCTTTTAATCGCAATAAACTTTTTCTGACTGAAAACAGGGATAATATTTTTATTATATCCAGTGGTTTTAAGGAATTTATCGTTCCCATTGCAACTGAACTGGGAATTCGTGCAGATCATGTATATGCCAATGAATTCCGTTTTGATGAAGACGATAATATTATTGGAATCGATGAAGAAAATGTATTGTCGATGGATGGTGGCAAAACAAAATTGCTCTCTTCGCTAAACCTGACGGGTGATGTATTCGCCATTGGAGATGGTTATACGGATTATCAGTTGAAAGAATCCGGGCTTGCCAACCGTTTTTATGCTTTTACTGAAAACGTAGAGCGTCCACGCGTTATGGCAGTTGCAGATCATATTGCAACTTCATTTGACGACTTTTTATATGATAATAAAATGACCAGGAGCCAGTCATATCCTAAGAGCCGCATTAAAGTGCTGTTGTTGGAAAATGTGCATCCGGTCGCTTTGCGCGCTTTTGAAGAGCAGGGTTTTAATGTAGAATTTGTGAAAGGCGCCCTGGACGAGGACGAACTTTGCGAAAGAATTAAGGACGTTTCTATTATCGGGATCCGTTCTAAAACGAATATTACCAAACGTGTCCTTGAAAATGCAAACCGTTTGAAAGCAATTGGTGCTTTTTGTATCGGGACCAACCAGATTGACCTTGAAGAAGCGGCTAAAAAAGGTATCGCCGTTTTTAATGCACCATATAGCAATACGCGTTCTGTAGTAGAGCTTGCCGTTGGTGAAATGATTTTGCTGATCCGGAATATTGTTACGAAAAGTAACCAGATGCACGCAGGGATCTGGGATAAATCGGCTAACGGAAGCTTTGAAATACGCGGTAAAAAACTCGGTATGGTGGGCTACGGAAGTATTGGTACACAACTTTCGGTAGTAGCAGAAGCTTTGGGAATGGAAGTCTATTTTTATGATGAAGTGGAAAAGCTGTCATTGGGAAATGCACGGAAAGTAACTTCTCTCGATGAACTGCTCGGAATTTCGGATGTGATCAGCATGCACGTTGACGGAAGAAAAGAGAATAAAAACCTGATAGGAAAGCGCGAGTTTGATCTGATGAAAAACGGTGTTATTTTCATGAACCTTTCCCGTGGACATGTAGTCGATATTGCGGCCCTGGCTGATGCTGTAAAAAGTGGTAAAGTTGCAGGAGCAGGCGTGGATGTATTTCCTAAGGAGCCTAAAACCAACGACGAAGTTTTTGAAAACGAACTGCTTGGACTTCCGAATGTGATATTAACCCCGCATATTGGAGGAAGTACAGAAGAGGCTCAGGAAAATATCGGGCATTTCGTGCCGGCCAAATTGCTTGAGTTTATGAATAACGGTAGTTCCTACGGAAGCGTTAATTTTCCGGAAGTACAATTGCCAAAATTGAAAGACTCACATCGTCTGTTGCATATACATGCGAACGTACCGGGTGTACTGGCAAAACTGAATGCTATTTTTGCAAAAAATAACATTAATATAACAGGCCAGTATCTTAAAACAAATGAGAATATCGGTTACGTTATTGTGGATATCGCAAAGGGTTATACCGAAGAATTTATTCAGGAAGTGAAAGAAGTAGAAGGTACAATCCGTTTCAGAATGTTGTATTAA
- a CDS encoding DUF2752 domain-containing protein — translation MSIKNGLIAFVASALILVYYVIDPTISNFGLPCLLKAATGWDCWGCGGQRAFHQLLHGNFRQALHLNALVFPVVLLFGYILFSELSQQQPSYQWLRRNDVRISTAIIVLSFTIFRNIV, via the coding sequence ATGTCAATAAAAAACGGACTTATTGCTTTTGTAGCATCAGCATTAATCCTGGTTTATTATGTGATTGATCCAACCATTTCCAACTTTGGCCTGCCCTGTTTGTTAAAGGCGGCGACCGGTTGGGATTGCTGGGGCTGCGGAGGGCAGCGTGCATTCCATCAGTTGCTGCACGGGAATTTCCGGCAAGCGTTGCATTTAAATGCCTTGGTTTTTCCGGTAGTTTTACTTTTTGGATATATTTTATTTTCTGAGTTATCCCAACAGCAGCCTTCCTATCAATGGCTTCGCAGAAATGATGTCAGGATCAGTACTGCGATAATCGTATTAAGTTTTACGATTTTCAGAAATATTGTTTAA
- a CDS encoding DUF4153 domain-containing protein, translating into MSRFRTSLLWITLTSLHTWLFYNQSLGFNGLIFSVIMVILITWHHGLQSKRMWRFGAGIHLITAIAVFWHGTPMSIILYNFSGFALAGFVFMLQSSLLVVFLNGLAGSFAIGFFVRLAAFFSSLKANSSLLPFLSGFTLKRAYLYVAPATVTAIFYFFYCIANPDFFLDLSFPETKIDFDLILYAVFGSIILCPLIFPWGFKKITEWDLKNPDILKRIRVKREGINKMGLMHENFQGVIMFFMLNILILFFICFNTLQIFIPSLTKYQSNHSEQVHQGFDMLIMSIVAAILLIMYYFRENQNFYSRKTRLVKLATAWIVLNSFLAMLTCYKNILYVGAFGFTYKRIWVFIGLILIGIGLYLTLMKIRHLRTNWYLIRQNTWILYFTLTSYSLVDWDRFITWYNPNYAQELDFRYIADLGKTKLPYLKELAEMDGSRVESYKVEINSMVKAIDFPVQTWQSQTLDNQWLKGKLIEP; encoded by the coding sequence ATGTCCCGATTTCGCACATCTTTACTGTGGATTACATTAACTTCTCTGCACACATGGTTATTTTATAATCAATCGCTGGGTTTTAACGGATTGATTTTTTCTGTTATTATGGTAATTCTGATAACCTGGCATCATGGATTACAAAGTAAAAGGATGTGGAGGTTCGGTGCAGGTATCCATTTAATTACGGCAATTGCTGTTTTTTGGCACGGTACGCCTATGTCAATCATTCTTTACAATTTTTCAGGCTTTGCCTTAGCAGGATTTGTATTCATGTTACAAAGCAGTCTACTGGTTGTATTTTTAAATGGATTAGCAGGAAGTTTTGCTATCGGTTTTTTTGTACGTCTTGCAGCATTTTTCAGTAGTTTAAAAGCCAACAGCTCGTTATTACCCTTTTTATCAGGTTTTACGTTAAAAAGAGCTTATTTATATGTTGCTCCAGCCACGGTAACAGCAATATTTTATTTTTTCTATTGTATCGCAAACCCGGATTTTTTCCTGGATTTAAGCTTTCCTGAAACAAAAATTGACTTTGACCTGATCTTATATGCAGTCTTTGGAAGCATTATTTTATGTCCCTTAATTTTCCCCTGGGGATTCAAGAAAATTACAGAATGGGACCTGAAAAACCCTGATATACTTAAAAGAATACGAGTGAAACGAGAAGGCATCAATAAAATGGGGCTTATGCATGAAAATTTCCAGGGCGTGATTATGTTTTTCATGCTTAATATACTTATTCTCTTCTTCATTTGTTTCAACACACTTCAGATCTTTATTCCTTCACTGACTAAATACCAAAGCAATCATTCCGAGCAGGTACATCAGGGATTTGATATGCTGATAATGAGTATAGTAGCTGCTATTTTGCTCATAATGTATTATTTTCGGGAAAACCAGAATTTTTACAGCCGTAAAACGCGTCTGGTAAAATTGGCAACTGCCTGGATTGTATTAAATAGCTTTCTGGCAATGCTAACTTGTTATAAAAACATCCTTTATGTTGGCGCATTTGGTTTTACTTACAAACGTATCTGGGTTTTTATTGGTCTGATACTTATTGGAATTGGTTTGTACCTGACTTTAATGAAAATCAGACACCTGAGGACCAATTGGTACCTCATTCGTCAGAATACCTGGATACTTTATTTTACGCTTACCTCTTACAGCCTAGTGGACTGGGACCGTTTTATCACGTGGTATAATCCAAATTACGCCCAGGAATTAGATTTTAGATATATTGCCGATTTGGGAAAGACGAAACTTCCATATTTGAAAGAATTAGCAGAGATGGATGGCTCCCGGGTTGAAAGTTATAAAGTAGAAATTAACAGCATGGTCAAAGCAATCGATTTTCCTGTTCAAACCTGGCAGTCTCAGACTTTGGACAATCAATGGCTGAAAGGAAAACTGATTGAACCCTGA